A stretch of the Mycobacterium shigaense genome encodes the following:
- the sucC gene encoding ADP-forming succinate--CoA ligase subunit beta: protein MDLFEYQAKELFVKHNVPTTPGRVTDTPEGAKEIATEVGAPVMVKAQVKVGGRGKAGGVKYAATPDDAYEHAKNILGLDIKGHIVKKLLVAEASDIAEEYYISFLLDRANRTYLAMCSVEGGMEIEEVAATKPERLAKVPVNAVKGVDLATARSIAEQGHLPAEVLDAAANTIQKLWELFVAEDATLVEVNPLVRTPSRGEDDPGQILALDGKVTLDANADFRQPGHAEFEDRDATDPLELKAKEHDLNYVKLDGSVGIIGNGAGLVMSTLDVVAYAGEKHGGVKPANFLDIGGGASAEVMAAGLDVILNDTQVKSVFVNVFGGITSCDAVANGIVTALNMLGDGANKPLVVRLDGNNVDEGRAILAKANHPLVIQAETMDAGADKAAELANK, encoded by the coding sequence ATGGACCTTTTCGAGTATCAAGCCAAAGAATTGTTCGTCAAGCACAACGTGCCCACCACCCCCGGCCGGGTGACGGACACGCCCGAGGGCGCCAAGGAGATCGCGACCGAGGTCGGCGCGCCGGTGATGGTCAAGGCGCAGGTCAAGGTCGGCGGCCGCGGCAAGGCCGGCGGCGTGAAATACGCCGCCACCCCCGACGACGCGTACGAGCACGCCAAGAACATCCTCGGCCTGGACATCAAGGGTCACATCGTCAAGAAGCTGTTGGTCGCCGAGGCCAGCGACATCGCCGAGGAGTACTACATCTCCTTCCTGCTCGATCGCGCCAACCGCACCTACCTGGCGATGTGCTCGGTCGAGGGCGGCATGGAGATCGAAGAGGTCGCCGCCACCAAGCCCGAGCGGCTGGCCAAAGTTCCGGTGAACGCTGTCAAGGGCGTCGACCTGGCGACGGCGCGTTCCATCGCCGAGCAGGGCCACCTGCCTGCCGAGGTGCTCGACGCCGCGGCGAACACCATTCAGAAGCTGTGGGAGCTATTCGTCGCCGAGGACGCCACCCTGGTGGAGGTGAACCCGTTGGTGCGCACTCCCTCCCGCGGTGAGGACGACCCAGGTCAGATCCTGGCGCTGGACGGCAAGGTCACCCTCGACGCCAACGCCGACTTCCGGCAGCCCGGCCACGCCGAGTTCGAGGACCGCGACGCCACCGACCCGCTAGAGCTCAAGGCCAAGGAGCACGACCTCAACTACGTCAAACTGGACGGCTCGGTCGGCATCATCGGCAACGGCGCGGGCCTGGTGATGTCCACGCTCGACGTAGTCGCCTACGCGGGCGAGAAGCACGGCGGGGTCAAGCCGGCCAACTTCCTCGACATCGGCGGCGGTGCGTCGGCCGAGGTGATGGCCGCGGGCCTGGACGTCATCCTGAACGACACGCAGGTCAAGAGCGTGTTCGTCAACGTGTTCGGCGGCATCACCTCCTGCGACGCCGTCGCCAACGGAATCGTGACCGCGCTGAACATGCTCGGCGACGGGGCCAACAAGCCGCTTGTGGTGCGCCTGGACGGCAACAACGTCGACGAGGGTCGCGCCATCCTCGCCAAAGCCAACCACCCGCTGGTGATCCAGGCCGAGACCATGGACGCCGGCGCCGACAAAGCCGCCGAGCTGGCGAACAAGTAA
- a CDS encoding acetyl-CoA acetyltransferase, with translation MPVHPRTPVLVGVGQFTERFDDPDYRGMSAVDLATEAARAALADIGAHGVAGAVDTVFGLRQFEISGPMPAALGKSNNYPRSVLNRLGGDPARVVLEPVGGQGPQKLVTEAGNTIVAGDADVVLIMGSEPGSTARYFANRDDKPDFTEHVEGQLEDRGHQIFSYIDEYTIQHGLTGAPVQYGLLENARRARLGRSVADYRREMAELFAPMSKVAAKNPFSSSPVERSVDEIITVTDDNRMICDPYPRLLVARDQVNQGAAAVLMSVEAATKFGVPEDKWVFLHGHSDMVEQAMLDRGDLGASPAAVHAAREALRVAGIGVDDIATFDLYSCFPFPVFVICEALGIEGDDPRGLTLTGGLPYFGGPGNSYSLHGIAETVTQMRDRPGQFGLVGANGGIMSKYSVGIYSTTPVDWRTDNCAELNKQVNALPKVEVTKTPGGAARIETYSVRCDWPTRTGIIVGRLTADNARFMATTDDDDLVALMSDGDPLGAEIFVWSTENGNRASLG, from the coding sequence ATGCCGGTGCATCCGCGCACCCCGGTGCTCGTCGGCGTCGGCCAGTTCACCGAGCGCTTCGACGACCCCGACTACCGGGGCATGTCGGCGGTCGACCTCGCGACGGAGGCCGCGCGAGCGGCTCTGGCCGACATCGGCGCCCACGGTGTTGCCGGGGCCGTCGACACCGTCTTCGGGCTGCGTCAATTCGAGATCTCCGGCCCGATGCCGGCGGCGCTCGGCAAGTCGAACAACTATCCGCGGTCGGTGCTGAACCGGCTAGGCGGCGACCCGGCCCGCGTGGTCCTGGAGCCCGTCGGCGGGCAGGGGCCGCAGAAACTGGTCACCGAGGCGGGCAACACGATCGTGGCGGGCGACGCCGACGTTGTGCTGATCATGGGTTCGGAGCCGGGGTCGACGGCTCGCTACTTCGCCAACCGTGATGACAAGCCCGACTTCACCGAACACGTCGAGGGGCAACTGGAGGATCGCGGCCACCAGATCTTCAGCTACATCGACGAATACACGATTCAGCACGGTTTGACCGGGGCGCCCGTGCAGTACGGGCTTTTGGAGAACGCGCGGCGCGCCCGCCTTGGGCGCAGCGTGGCCGACTATCGGCGAGAGATGGCCGAACTGTTCGCCCCCATGTCGAAAGTGGCTGCCAAAAACCCGTTTTCGTCGTCACCGGTCGAACGGTCGGTCGACGAGATCATCACCGTCACCGACGACAACCGGATGATCTGTGACCCGTATCCGCGCCTGCTCGTCGCCCGCGATCAGGTCAACCAGGGCGCGGCGGCGGTGCTGATGTCAGTCGAGGCGGCGACCAAATTCGGTGTGCCCGAGGATAAGTGGGTGTTCCTACATGGCCACTCGGACATGGTGGAGCAGGCGATGCTCGATCGCGGCGACCTCGGCGCCAGCCCGGCGGCGGTCCATGCGGCCCGAGAAGCGTTGCGAGTGGCCGGAATCGGTGTCGACGACATCGCAACCTTCGACCTGTACAGCTGCTTTCCGTTCCCGGTGTTCGTTATCTGCGAGGCCCTGGGCATCGAGGGCGACGACCCGCGCGGCCTGACCCTGACCGGCGGACTGCCGTACTTCGGCGGCCCCGGCAACAGCTACTCGCTGCACGGCATCGCCGAGACGGTCACCCAAATGCGCGACAGGCCAGGGCAGTTCGGCCTCGTGGGCGCCAACGGCGGGATCATGAGCAAGTATTCGGTCGGTATCTACTCGACCACGCCGGTGGACTGGCGCACCGACAACTGCGCGGAGTTGAATAAGCAGGTCAACGCGCTGCCGAAGGTCGAGGTGACGAAGACGCCCGGCGGGGCGGCGCGCATCGAGACGTATTCCGTGCGTTGCGACTGGCCTACCCGCACCGGCATCATCGTCGGACGGCTCACCGCGGACAACGCGCGATTCATGGCCACCACCGACGACGACGATCTCGTCGCATTGATGTCCGACGGCGATCCGCTCGGTGCGGAGATCTTCGTGTGGTCGACCGAGAACGGCAACCGGGCATCCCTGGGATAG
- the purH gene encoding bifunctional phosphoribosylaminoimidazolecarboxamide formyltransferase/IMP cyclohydrolase, whose translation MSEESRRAIRRALISVYDKTGLIELAQGLSAAGVEIVSTGSTAKTIADKGISVTPVEELTGFPEVLDGRVKTLHPRVHAGLLADLRKPEHASALGQLGIAAFELVVVNLYPFSQTVESGASIDECVEQIDIGGPSMVRAAAKNHPSVAVVTDPLGYDGVLAAVRGGGFTLSERKKLAALAFQHTADYDIAVASWMETTLAPEHPPTVFPRWFGLSWRRSATLRYGENPHQQAALYTDPGAWPGLAQAEQLHGKEMSYNNFTDADAAWRAAFDHEEICVAIIKHANPCGIAISSVSVADAHRKAHECDPLSAFGGVIATNTEVSLEMAEYVSTIFTEVIVAPAYAPDALEALTRKKNIRVLVASEPLAGGNELRPVSGGLLIQQRDQLDAHGDNPANWTLATGTPADPETLSDLVFAWRTCRAVKSNAIVIAGGGATIGVGMGQVNRVDAARLAVERGNARGGDRVRGAVAASDAFFPFPDGLETLTAAGVKAIVHPGGSVRDDEVTAAAASAGVTVYLTGARHFAH comes from the coding sequence ATGAGCGAGGAGTCAAGAAGGGCGATTCGCCGCGCGCTGATTAGCGTCTACGACAAGACCGGGCTCATCGAACTCGCCCAGGGGCTGAGCGCGGCGGGCGTCGAAATCGTCTCGACCGGGTCGACGGCGAAGACCATTGCCGACAAAGGGATTTCGGTGACACCGGTGGAGGAGCTGACCGGCTTTCCCGAGGTGCTCGACGGGCGGGTCAAGACGCTGCACCCGCGCGTGCATGCCGGCCTGCTCGCCGATCTGCGCAAGCCCGAGCACGCCAGCGCGCTCGGGCAGCTCGGCATCGCCGCCTTCGAGCTGGTCGTCGTCAACTTGTATCCGTTCAGCCAGACCGTGGAGTCCGGCGCCAGTATCGACGAGTGCGTCGAGCAGATCGACATCGGCGGGCCGTCGATGGTTCGCGCCGCGGCGAAAAACCATCCCAGCGTCGCGGTGGTGACCGACCCGCTCGGATACGACGGCGTGCTCGCCGCGGTGCGCGGCGGCGGCTTCACCCTCTCCGAACGCAAGAAGCTGGCGGCGCTGGCTTTTCAGCACACCGCCGACTACGACATCGCCGTGGCGAGCTGGATGGAGACGACACTGGCGCCCGAGCACCCGCCGACGGTGTTCCCGCGGTGGTTCGGCCTCAGCTGGCGACGCTCGGCGACGCTGCGTTACGGCGAGAATCCCCACCAGCAGGCCGCGCTGTACACCGACCCGGGCGCGTGGCCGGGTTTGGCGCAGGCCGAGCAGCTGCACGGAAAAGAGATGTCCTACAACAACTTCACCGACGCCGACGCGGCCTGGCGGGCGGCCTTCGACCACGAAGAGATCTGCGTGGCGATCATCAAGCACGCCAACCCGTGTGGCATCGCGATCTCGTCGGTGTCGGTCGCGGACGCGCATCGCAAGGCACACGAGTGCGATCCGCTTAGCGCCTTCGGCGGGGTCATCGCCACCAACACCGAGGTCAGCCTGGAGATGGCCGAATACGTGAGCACCATCTTCACCGAGGTGATTGTGGCGCCGGCGTATGCGCCGGACGCCCTCGAGGCGCTGACGCGCAAGAAGAACATCCGGGTGCTGGTGGCGTCCGAGCCACTGGCCGGCGGCAACGAGCTGCGGCCGGTCAGCGGCGGACTGCTGATCCAGCAGCGCGACCAGCTCGACGCGCACGGCGACAACCCGGCGAACTGGACGCTGGCGACCGGGACGCCGGCCGACCCCGAAACCTTGAGTGATTTGGTCTTCGCCTGGCGCACCTGCCGAGCGGTCAAGTCGAACGCCATCGTGATCGCGGGCGGCGGCGCCACCATCGGCGTCGGGATGGGCCAGGTCAACCGCGTCGACGCCGCGCGCCTGGCCGTTGAAAGAGGGAATGCGCGCGGCGGTGACCGGGTGCGGGGCGCGGTGGCGGCCTCCGATGCGTTCTTCCCGTTCCCGGACGGGCTCGAGACGCTGACCGCCGCCGGAGTCAAGGCGATCGTGCACCCCGGGGGCTCGGTGCGTGATGACGAGGTGACCGCGGCCGCGGCCAGCGCCGGCGTCACCGTGTACCTCACCGGGGCCCGTCACTTCGCTCATTGA
- a CDS encoding LLM class F420-dependent oxidoreductase — MDYGLVLFTSDRGISPAAAAKLADEHGFTTFYVPEHTHIPVKREAAHPTTGDETLPDDRYMRTLDPWVSLGAACAVTSRVRLSTAVALPVEHDPITLAKSIATLDHLSGGRVSLGVGFGWNTDELADHGVPAGRRRTCLREYLEAMRALWTQEEASYDGEFVNFGPSWAWPKPVQPHIPVLVGAAGNEKNFKWIARSADGWITTPRDFNIDEPVKLLQDIWAAAGRDGAPQIVALDFKPVPEKLAHWSELGVTEVLFGLPDKPEDEVAAYVARLAGKLAALV, encoded by the coding sequence ATGGATTACGGGCTTGTGCTTTTCACCAGTGACCGCGGCATCTCCCCGGCAGCAGCGGCCAAGCTTGCCGACGAGCACGGCTTCACTACCTTCTACGTGCCGGAACACACTCATATCCCTGTCAAGCGCGAGGCGGCTCACCCGACGACGGGCGACGAAACGCTGCCCGACGACCGCTACATGCGGACGCTAGACCCGTGGGTGAGTCTGGGCGCGGCATGCGCGGTCACGTCGCGGGTGCGGCTGTCCACCGCGGTGGCGCTGCCGGTCGAGCACGACCCGATCACGCTGGCGAAAAGCATCGCAACCCTGGACCACTTATCGGGCGGCCGGGTCAGCCTCGGCGTCGGGTTCGGCTGGAACACCGACGAACTCGCCGACCACGGTGTGCCGGCCGGGCGGCGCCGCACCTGCCTGCGCGAGTACCTCGAGGCCATGCGGGCGCTGTGGACACAGGAGGAAGCCTCCTACGACGGCGAGTTCGTCAACTTCGGCCCCAGCTGGGCCTGGCCCAAGCCGGTGCAGCCGCACATCCCGGTGCTGGTGGGTGCGGCCGGCAACGAAAAGAACTTCAAGTGGATCGCCCGCAGCGCCGACGGCTGGATCACCACGCCGCGCGACTTCAACATCGACGAGCCGGTGAAGCTGCTGCAGGACATCTGGGCGGCCGCCGGGCGTGACGGCGCCCCGCAAATCGTGGCCCTGGACTTCAAACCGGTGCCCGAGAAGCTGGCGCACTGGTCCGAGCTCGGGGTGACCGAGGTGCTGTTCGGCCTGCCGGACAAACCCGAAGACGAGGTCGCCGCCTACGTAGCGAGGCTGGCCGGCAAGCTCGCCGCGCTGGTCTGA
- a CDS encoding M23 family metallopeptidase encodes MSQHRLGRSPVLAGTHRAQRERRVTVHPNDITEILPLDGFDLDDLDFADDGIDHDDLDFSNDSNFDNAAQVLLAPELDDLDEIDNLAPLRLAAPAAHHDVLARAIVELDTDPLSGDRHVADVVGVPRRGGQHRKQPTSAARGRVLISAMAAGAAAAAAHTATSQAETTQTTATVLTANASSLTGSAGGDTTRGAQVIAVQPAANVAVHNEELARGLAFANDRAQREARLQQPLYVMPTRGIFTSNFGYRWGVLHAGIDLANSIGTPILAVSDGVVIDAGPMAGYGMWVKLRHADGTVTLYGHINTALVSVGQRVMAGDQIATMGNRGNSTGPHLHFEVLQGGTERIDPVPWLAKRGINVGNYAG; translated from the coding sequence TTGTCGCAGCACCGTCTTGGTCGTTCACCTGTCCTAGCCGGGACACATCGCGCGCAGCGCGAGCGGCGGGTCACAGTGCACCCCAACGACATCACCGAGATTCTGCCGCTCGACGGGTTCGACCTCGATGATCTGGACTTCGCCGACGACGGTATCGACCACGACGACCTCGACTTCAGCAACGACTCCAATTTCGACAACGCCGCGCAGGTACTGCTGGCTCCGGAACTCGACGACCTGGACGAGATCGACAACCTGGCCCCGTTGCGGCTCGCTGCCCCCGCCGCCCATCACGACGTGCTGGCCCGGGCGATCGTCGAGCTCGACACCGACCCGCTGTCCGGTGACCGCCACGTCGCCGACGTCGTCGGTGTGCCGCGCCGCGGCGGACAGCACCGCAAGCAACCGACCAGTGCCGCCCGCGGGCGCGTCCTGATCTCGGCGATGGCCGCCGGTGCGGCCGCCGCGGCCGCGCACACCGCGACCAGCCAGGCCGAGACGACGCAGACGACCGCGACGGTGCTGACGGCGAACGCGTCGTCGCTCACCGGCTCCGCGGGCGGCGACACCACCCGCGGTGCCCAGGTGATTGCGGTGCAGCCCGCGGCCAACGTCGCCGTGCACAACGAGGAACTCGCCAGGGGCCTGGCGTTCGCCAACGACCGCGCCCAGCGCGAGGCGCGGCTGCAGCAGCCGCTGTACGTCATGCCCACGCGCGGGATCTTCACCTCGAACTTCGGCTACCGCTGGGGCGTGCTGCACGCCGGCATCGACCTCGCCAATTCGATCGGCACGCCGATCCTCGCCGTGTCCGACGGCGTGGTCATCGACGCCGGACCGATGGCCGGCTACGGAATGTGGGTCAAGCTGCGGCACGCCGACGGCACGGTCACGCTGTACGGCCACATCAACACGGCCCTGGTCAGCGTCGGTCAGCGGGTGATGGCAGGCGACCAGATCGCGACCATGGGCAACCGCGGCAACTCCACCGGCCCGCACTTGCACTTCGAGGTGCTGCAGGGCGGCACCGAACGCATCGACCCCGTGCCGTGGCTGGCCAAACGAGGAATTAACGTCGGCAATTACGCTGGTTGA
- the sucD gene encoding succinate--CoA ligase subunit alpha, with translation MSIFLNQDSKVIVQGITGGEGTKHTALMLKAGTPVVGGVNARKAGTTVSHVDAQGKDVELPVFGTVAEAIKETDANVSVVFVPPKFAKDAIIEAIDAEIPLLVVITEGIPVQDSAYAWAYNVDKGQKTRIIGPNCPGIITPGVALAGITPANISGSGPVGLVSKSGTLTYQMMYELRDFGFSTSIGIGGDPVIGTTHIDAIEAFEKDPETKIIVMIGEIGGDAEERAADYIKANVSKPVVGYVAGFTAPEGKTMGHAGAIVSGSSGTAAAKKEALEAAGVKVGKTPSETAALAREILQSL, from the coding sequence ATGTCGATTTTCCTGAACCAGGACTCCAAGGTCATCGTCCAGGGCATCACCGGCGGTGAGGGCACCAAGCACACCGCGCTGATGCTCAAGGCCGGCACTCCGGTGGTCGGCGGGGTGAACGCCCGCAAGGCGGGAACCACTGTGTCGCATGTGGATGCGCAAGGCAAGGACGTCGAACTTCCCGTCTTCGGCACCGTTGCCGAGGCGATCAAGGAGACCGACGCCAACGTGTCGGTCGTCTTCGTGCCGCCGAAATTCGCCAAGGACGCGATCATCGAGGCCATCGACGCCGAGATCCCGCTGCTGGTGGTCATCACCGAGGGAATTCCGGTGCAGGACAGCGCATATGCGTGGGCTTACAACGTCGACAAAGGGCAGAAGACGCGGATCATCGGGCCGAACTGCCCCGGCATCATCACCCCGGGTGTCGCGCTGGCCGGCATCACGCCCGCGAACATCAGCGGCTCCGGTCCCGTCGGGCTGGTGTCCAAGTCGGGCACCCTGACCTACCAGATGATGTACGAGCTGCGCGATTTCGGCTTCTCGACATCGATCGGCATCGGCGGTGACCCGGTGATCGGCACCACCCACATCGACGCCATCGAGGCCTTCGAGAAGGACCCCGAGACCAAGATCATCGTGATGATCGGTGAGATCGGCGGCGACGCCGAGGAGCGTGCGGCCGACTACATCAAGGCCAATGTCTCCAAGCCGGTCGTCGGCTATGTCGCGGGATTCACTGCGCCGGAAGGCAAGACGATGGGCCACGCCGGTGCCATCGTATCCGGCTCGTCGGGCACCGCGGCGGCCAAGAAAGAAGCGCTGGAGGCCGCGGGCGTCAAGGTCGGCAAGACCCCGTCGGAGACGGCGGCGCTCGCGCGGGAGATCCTGCAGAGCCTCTAG
- the purN gene encoding phosphoribosylglycinamide formyltransferase: MVEPLRVPPSAPARLVVLASGTGSLLSSLLAAAVDDYPARVVAVGTDRDCRANEVAAAAALPTFTVRLGDHPSRDAWDAAITAATAAHSPDLIVSAGFMKILGPQFLSRFCGRTLNTHPALLPAFAGAHAVPEALDYGVKVTGCTVHLVDAGMDTGPILAQEPIAVLDGDDEQTLHERIKVVERRLLVDVVAGIATRGVTWTGRKATIG; the protein is encoded by the coding sequence GTGGTCGAACCGCTGCGCGTGCCCCCGAGTGCACCGGCGCGGCTGGTGGTGCTGGCATCGGGCACCGGGTCGCTGCTGAGCTCACTGCTGGCCGCCGCCGTCGACGACTACCCGGCCCGCGTGGTCGCGGTCGGCACCGATCGCGATTGCCGGGCCAACGAGGTCGCCGCGGCTGCGGCGCTGCCGACGTTCACCGTCCGGCTCGGTGATCATCCCAGCCGCGACGCCTGGGACGCCGCCATCACCGCGGCCACCGCCGCGCACTCGCCCGATTTGATCGTATCGGCAGGGTTCATGAAAATTCTTGGGCCGCAATTTCTTTCACGTTTCTGCGGACGTACCCTCAATACCCACCCGGCGCTGCTGCCGGCATTCGCGGGTGCGCATGCCGTGCCCGAGGCGTTGGATTACGGTGTGAAGGTCACCGGCTGCACGGTGCACCTGGTCGACGCCGGAATGGACACCGGGCCGATATTGGCCCAAGAGCCCATCGCGGTGCTCGACGGCGACGACGAACAGACACTGCACGAACGCATCAAGGTCGTCGAACGGCGGCTGCTGGTGGATGTGGTAGCCGGGATCGCCACCCGCGGCGTGACCTGGACCGGACGAAAGGCGACCATAGGATGA
- a CDS encoding DUF5336 domain-containing protein — protein MTYSPGSPGYPPTQPGGSYPGATPSFAKTDDGPSKLPVYLNIAVVVLGLAVYLLNFGPTFTLGADLGAASGGRAGDAGTAVLVAVLAALLAGLSLLPKAKNYAGIVAAVAVLGALLAISEIINTPAGFALGWAIWPLVAASVLQAVAAVVVLLLDAGVITAPTPRPKYDPYAQYGQYGQYGQQYGGQPGYYGQPGPQQQHGGPQASGYGSQYGGYSNQGPTQSAIPTTGGFGAQPAGPHSGGQQGPSTPPTGFPSFSPPPSVEGSGSEGGSATASYSNQTGEQQSPPGPAPS, from the coding sequence ATGACCTACTCGCCCGGTAGTCCCGGATATCCGCCAACGCAGCCCGGCGGGTCCTACCCCGGCGCCACGCCGTCGTTCGCCAAGACCGACGACGGTCCGAGCAAGCTACCGGTGTACCTGAACATCGCGGTCGTGGTGCTGGGCCTGGCGGTGTACCTGCTGAACTTCGGTCCGACATTCACCCTGGGCGCCGACCTGGGTGCGGCGTCGGGTGGACGCGCCGGCGATGCAGGCACCGCGGTCCTGGTCGCCGTGCTGGCCGCGCTACTCGCCGGGCTGAGCCTGCTGCCCAAGGCGAAGAACTACGCCGGGATCGTCGCGGCCGTCGCCGTCCTGGGCGCGCTGCTGGCGATCTCGGAGATCATCAACACCCCGGCCGGTTTCGCGCTGGGCTGGGCGATCTGGCCCCTGGTCGCGGCCAGCGTGCTGCAGGCCGTCGCCGCGGTCGTCGTGCTCCTGCTCGACGCGGGCGTGATCACCGCCCCGACCCCGCGACCCAAGTACGACCCCTACGCGCAGTACGGCCAGTACGGCCAATACGGCCAGCAGTACGGGGGCCAGCCGGGCTACTACGGTCAGCCCGGTCCGCAGCAGCAACACGGCGGCCCGCAGGCGTCCGGGTACGGGTCGCAGTACGGCGGCTACTCGAACCAGGGTCCGACGCAGAGCGCGATTCCGACGACCGGCGGTTTCGGCGCCCAGCCCGCCGGGCCGCACTCGGGGGGCCAGCAGGGACCGTCCACCCCGCCGACCGGCTTCCCCAGCTTCAGCCCGCCGCCCTCGGTCGAGGGCAGCGGATCCGAGGGCGGCTCGGCGACGGCCAGCTACTCGAACCAGACCGGAGAGCAGCAGTCCCCGCCCGGGCCGGCTCCGTCCTAA